Proteins from a single region of Octopus bimaculoides isolate UCB-OBI-ISO-001 chromosome 11, ASM119413v2, whole genome shotgun sequence:
- the LOC106878960 gene encoding general transcription factor II-I repeat domain-containing protein 2B-like, with product MNLKLQGKNNLVCDLYRIITTFRRKLSLFEAQLEGGNFSHFQCFQEFCTENVEHVNLKLHKKIIQDVNKHFSQRFSDLDRIENEILLFENPFGYNLDNMPTELQLELIDLQSNTLLKEKHREGKLIEFYHCLPADKFSKLKKFASGMASVFWNNLCL from the coding sequence atgaatttaaaactGCAAGGAAAGAATAACCTTGTCTGTGATCTCTACAGAATTATTACAACATTTCGGAGAAAGCTATCATTGTTTGAAGCACAACTTGAAGGAGGAAACTTCTCTCATTTTCAGTGCTTTCAAGAGTTTTGCACAGAAAATGTGGAACATGTTAACCTCaagttacataaaaaaattattcaggACGTAAATAAGCATTTTTCTCAAAGATTTTCAGATCTTGACAGAATTGAGAATGAAATTCTTTTGTTTGAGAATCCTTTTGGCTATAATCTTGATAATATGCCAACTGAACTACAACTGGAGCTTATTGACTTGCAATCTAATACCTTGTTGAAAGAGAAGCACAGAGAAGGAAAACTCATTGAATTTTATCACTGCTTGCCTGctgataaattttcaaaattgaaaaaatttgcCTCAGGCATGGCATCAGTTTTTTGGAACAACTTATGTTTGTGA